DNA from Variovorax sp. V213:
CTACGACCAGGACATCCGCCTCGCGCGGCACGGCGGCCATGTGTTCTGGTATGGCCTCCTGGTCGCGTTCCTCATCGTCGCGCCATGGGCGATCGACGAATACTGGCTCGCGCAGCTGACATTCGTGCTGATCTACGGCATCGTCGGATTGGGGTTGATGCTGCTGGCGGGCTTCACGGGCCAGTTCTCGATCGGCCATGCGGCCTTTCTCGGCGCGGGTGCCTACACGCAGGGCGTGCTGACCAACCTGGGCGTGCCGTTTCCGATCGCGCTGCTCGCGGCCGCGGCGCTGTCTGCGGCGGTGGGCGTGGTGGTGGCCTTGCCGGCCTTGCGCGTGAAGGGCATCTACCTCGGCATCGCGACGCTGTCGTTCGGCTTCATCGTCGAGGAGGTGTTCGCGCGCTGGGAGAGCGTCACGGGCGGCAATGCGGGGCTGCACGTGAAGTCGCCGCAACTCTTCGGCTGGTCGCTGGGGTCGGGCAACGGCTTCTACTTCCTGTGCCTGGTGGTGGCGGTGCTCAGCACACTGGGCATCCTGAATCTGCTGCGCTCGCCGACGGGACGGGCCTTCGTCGCCATCCGCGATTCGGAGATTTCGGCGCAGAGCATGGGCATTCACCTGGCGCGCTACAAGACGATGTCGTTCGCGATCTCGGCCGCGCTCGCGGGGTTGGGCGGCGCACTGTATGCGCACAAGCTCAGCTTCATTTCGCCGGACCAGTTCAACATCCTGCAGTCGATCGACCTGCTGCTGATGGTGGTGATCGGCGGGCTGGGTTCGGTGCACGGCGCATTCCTGGGTGCGATCTTCCTGATCGCGATGCCGCAACTGATCTCGATGGGCAAGGACTGGTTGCCGGCCGTGGTCGGCCAGGCGCCGGGGCTGCAGGGGCTGGTGTACGGCCTGGTGCTGATCGCCTTCGTGCTGTTCGAGCCGCTGGGGCTTTATGGCCGCTGGCTCAAGATCCGAACCTGGCTGCAGCTCTTCCCGTTCTACCGCAAGGGCCTGTTCAAGCGGCAGAAGTCGTTCACCAAGTCGGATCGACTGAGATGAGCAGCGGCGACATTCTTCTTTCGGCGAAAGACCTGAGCGTGCGCTTCGGCGGCGTGCTCGCGGTCAACAAGGTGAGCTTCGACGTGCGGCGCGGCGAGGTGTTCACGCTGATCGGCCCGAATGGCGCGGGCAAGACGACGGTGTTCAACCTCATCAGCCGCATCTACACGCCGACCATGGGCGAGATCACGTGGCACGGCGAAGCGGCCGGTCCGCTGGCCTTGACGCACCAGGCGCCACACGCAATTGCCGCGCTCGGCATTGCGCGCACCTTCCAGAACATCGAACTCTTCGAGCATGCCACCGTGTTGCACAACCTGCTGATCGGCCGCCACACGCATCGGCAGACGGGTTTCTGGAGCGAGGTGTTCTTCACACCCGCGACGCGGCGCGCCGAAATTGCGGCGCGCGAGAAGGCGGAGCAGGTGATCGAGCTGCTGGACCTGCAGCATCACCGGGATTCGATGGTGGCCGGCTTGCCCTATGGCGTTCGCAAGGTGGTGGAACTCGCGCGTGCGCTGTGCACCGAGCCCAAGCTGCTGCTGCTCGATGAGCCCTCGTCCGGTCTCAATGTCGAGGAGACGGCCGACATGGCGTTCTGGATCCAGGACATCCAGCACGAGCTGGGTGTGTCGGTGCTGATGGTCGAGCACGACATGTCGCTGGTGTCGAAGGTGTCGGACCGCGTGCTGGCCATGAACATGGGCGAGGTGCTGGCGACCGGCACGCCGCGCGAGGTGCAGGCGGACGCGCGTGTCATCGAGGCTTATCTCGGGACTGTGGACGACGTGAGCAGCTTGAGGAGGGTGGCGGCATGAGCCGCCGGGGGGGGCACCCAATGAGCGACGTCGTACTCCAGCTGCTCAACGTCGAAAGCGCCTACGGCCCCATCAAGGCCATCCGCGGCGTGAGCCTGAAAGTCAGGCAAGGCGAGATCGTGACGGTCCTGGGTT
Protein-coding regions in this window:
- a CDS encoding ABC transporter permease, with translation MRFIFKTSYDQDIRLARHGGHVFWYGLLVAFLIVAPWAIDEYWLAQLTFVLIYGIVGLGLMLLAGFTGQFSIGHAAFLGAGAYTQGVLTNLGVPFPIALLAAAALSAAVGVVVALPALRVKGIYLGIATLSFGFIVEEVFARWESVTGGNAGLHVKSPQLFGWSLGSGNGFYFLCLVVAVLSTLGILNLLRSPTGRAFVAIRDSEISAQSMGIHLARYKTMSFAISAALAGLGGALYAHKLSFISPDQFNILQSIDLLLMVVIGGLGSVHGAFLGAIFLIAMPQLISMGKDWLPAVVGQAPGLQGLVYGLVLIAFVLFEPLGLYGRWLKIRTWLQLFPFYRKGLFKRQKSFTKSDRLR
- a CDS encoding ABC transporter ATP-binding protein; this encodes MSSGDILLSAKDLSVRFGGVLAVNKVSFDVRRGEVFTLIGPNGAGKTTVFNLISRIYTPTMGEITWHGEAAGPLALTHQAPHAIAALGIARTFQNIELFEHATVLHNLLIGRHTHRQTGFWSEVFFTPATRRAEIAAREKAEQVIELLDLQHHRDSMVAGLPYGVRKVVELARALCTEPKLLLLDEPSSGLNVEETADMAFWIQDIQHELGVSVLMVEHDMSLVSKVSDRVLAMNMGEVLATGTPREVQADARVIEAYLGTVDDVSSLRRVAA